DNA sequence from the Bubalus bubalis isolate 160015118507 breed Murrah chromosome 24, NDDB_SH_1, whole genome shotgun sequence genome:
CTGTGCTTGACGCTTTGTTTGCAGTGTGTTACTTGGTCCACCCAAGAACCTCAATGGGCAAGTGTTATCTCCTGCCTTTTCCAAATGGGGAACCCAAGGTCCTGAGAGTTTTAGTAAGTTCCCCGAGATTACCCAGCCGGCAAGTGATAAAACTGGGACACAGTCACGACTTCTACAGCCAATTCCAGCCAGGGCTTACCTTCCATATCACAGGTGTTCCTTCTAGGAAGACATCCTTGATGACAGCTGGTGGTGATGGAGAAGTTTTGAGGGATCCTTAACTGAGGGGCTCAACCTCCAGGCCTAGAGGGAGCCTAGGGCTTCAGGAGGGTCTATGAAActctaaaactatttttaaaagtttctgtgtgcatattttctgctcatttttcagcAGAGGACCAGGTGGACCCCTGTCCATCTAAACCACAGGTCCTGAGGCTAGAGGGCCAGTCCCTGAGTAAAGGCACTCCAGGCCCTGGTTTTAATATCTGCCTGGTCCTCATTCTGAAATCTCCAAGGGCAGACAGTAGCCAACAGCTGACTGGAGAGGCTCTGTGGCCGGTtgtggtggcgggggtggggtggggggctgttaAACAGAACTGAAAAGTTAGAACTTTAGAGCTGGGAGGGGTGGAAATTTTACCAAGGTGGAAATCGAGGCTCAAAGGGACCACACACACTCAAGATCACCCAATGAGTTAGTGAGAGAAAAGGTTTTCTGTGTTGGCTAGGCCAGCTGAAGAGGTCTGGAAGGTTAATTAAAGCAAAGCAAACATTTCCTGAGCCCCACGTCCGCTGACATGTCCGCGGGCACCATCTCCGTCACCTGGTGCCACGTGGGGCTCCCTCACTGTTCCTcccccaggtgatgctgacaATAGAGGACAGAGATGTGAAGGGCTTCACCTGGGCCATAGCCCCTGCCTTGACTTCCCTGGGCTACCTGCTTATCCTGCTGGTCTCCATCTTCCCCTTCTGGGTGCGGCTGGTGAACGAGGAGTCCCAGGAAGTGTTCTTCAGTGGCCTGTTTGAGAACTGCTTCCATATCAAGTGCTGGAAGCCTCGACCCTTATCCAGTATGGAGGGCTGAAGGCGGGGATcggggagagggaagcagggccAGCTTAGGGTTTGAGGGGTGACTGAGGACTGGGGGGGCAGATAGAACAGAATGAACATGCCTGAAAGGACAGTTTCTCTCAGTCTCTTGGGGTTAGACGAAAGTAGGCAGCTGGGAAGGTGTTAATGATGTGCGGTCTACCCATGGGGGGTTGGAACTTTGGCCCCAGGCCACGGTTGGGGACCCAAGGCTGGCTGGGCTCCGCCCTCTGGGCTGAGTGCCGGGGCCCAGCCtgctctccctcctgccctcccctgcaGTTTACGTCATCCTCGGCCGAGTCTCCCTGCTGTCCGCCGTTGTCTTGTCTTTCCTCACCACTTTCATCATGGTGTCCTTTGCGTCTCAGCTCTTTCCGAGGACACGGAAGCACAATTTTGTGTCAGCCTTCATCAGTTTCCTTACAGGTGGGGAGCAGCAGGTGGGCCCCAGCCTTGGGGAGGGGTCCAAAGATGGGGGGATGGTCTCTGTCTGAGGTCAGGAGAGGGACTTTCTAGGGCCCCTCTCCTCTGTTTCCATCTCTATGAAGTTGCCCAGGGCACAGCCACCCCCTCCTTGGGGCTCCTCCTAACTGCACTTCCAGAGGGCACAGCCCTCGTCACCTTGGCTTGGCAACATCTCTCTGGGGGTCTTTCCCATCATCTCTATCCTAGCAGCTGTCCTGGAACCTGGTACAGAGTTATAATATAATTGAAATATAGACTATAAaccaaatacaaatatttcttggatgaatgaatggaagagACCATCTCTGCCGTCTAGAACCTTCTAACTTTAATAGGCTGACCAAGGCCCTGCCCTGGGAAGCTCCCATCAGATGGAGGAGGTGGAACGCTCACAGTGGGAGCGTCACACCCGGGGCCCATCTGGAGTCGGCCCAGGGCACAGGCACAGAGAGTACCCGGGAAAGGGGTTTCTGAGAGGCAAGGCACACGGGCTTTGCAAAGAGTTAGGAAGGAGGGTGAGACAGGTGTGTGGGGTGAAGGTTGTTGgttctgaaagtgaaagggacCTGGGCCAGGAGAAGGGAGCCTCACGCAGGTGCTGGAAGGCTGgagcaggggcaggaggagaccaAGGGGGCCTGCCTGTGATCCCGCAGGGGCTTGTGCCTTCCTGGCCTTGTTGCTGCACGCCCTGGAGATCCAGAGTCTGCGGATGAAGCCCAGCCCCCCGCAGTTCTCCATACAGTGGCCTTACTACGTCCTGGGCTTCAGCATCCTTCTGTTCATGGTGGCTGGTGAGTGATTTGGGGCTGGCGCCCTCGCCCCACCCTCTGTCTGGATTCAGGAGCTGTGGGTGCTCTAGAGCTGTGCTGCTCAAAACCTTAGTCACATGtggctgttgctgttgtttagtcactcagtcgtgtctgactctttgcgaccccatggaccatagcccgccaggttcctctgtccatgggatttgccagacatGGATACTGgtgcgggttgccatttcctttgccaggagatcttccccacccagggattgaacctgggtctcctgcattgcaggtggtttctttaccagggaagccttcacatGTGCCTAGGTAACTTTAATTAATTAACATGAAATAAGGTTAGAAATTGAGTTCCTCGGTCACACCAGCTACACCTCACATATTCAAAAACCACACTGTTACATGCTCAGTGGCTTCCACATTGGGCAGTGCGGATGCAGAAGGTTCTGCTGGACAGCACCACTCTAGGGCCTACCTCAACTCTGTCCCCCACCCTCATCCTCCCCATTCCCGTCTTCCTTGACTTTAGAACCAAACTTGCACATTTCATGTGCTCCCTTACACCATCCTGGTTCCTAAGGCTTTCTATCCCTATCTCTCTAGCTTGAAATCTGTGATCTTATTTCTCACTTGAATCCATTTTTCTTTACTTATCATCATCATCTAAGTTCTTCATCCCATCTGATCCTGTCTAATTGTCCCTACTCCTCATCCTCTTCCCACAATATTAACCTGACCCATGATCATAACCTATTTAGACTCAATTTTATTATATGTTGAACATATAACAAAGGATATATCTGTAAGATATAAGTAATTATAAACTGTACACCCATATTTCCACCATATATTTAAGAACTAGCCATATTTTGTCAAATCCATTGTTTAGAATTTACACCCTTATTTTATGTAccatgagaaagaaaagactgatgcCAAATATAATTCTAAGGTGCTCATAGCTTGTAAGGCACATCTTTATTTCAAGATGTTAACATGTGGAAAAAAATGGGCttgttaaaattaatgaaatatgttAGAATATTAAGTATCTTTGAAGTTTTCCCCCCCACCATGTGGCTCTTCCTTCTCTCACCTTCTTCTCTATCCCGAGGAATCAATTATTCTGAAATTTATGCCAGTTATGTTTACTACATGGCTATATATCCTTAAACAATGTATTATTTAGTTTTgcatactttaaaatgttatatgaGTATTATGATActgcagagaaggtgatggcaccccactccagtactcttgcctggaaaatcccacggacggaggagcctggtaggctgcagtccatggggtcgctaagagttggacacgactgagcgacttcactttcacttttcactttcatgcattggagaaggaaatggcaacccactccagtgttcttgcctggagaatcccagggacgggggagcctggtgggctgccgtctatggggtcgcacagagtcggacacgactgaagtgacttagcagcagcagcagcattatgatactgtattttttcttttggaatttgCTATGTTTGATTGATATTATAATCTCGAGATTCCTCCATATTAATATGAGGAACtaagcttcatttatttttactaccTTGAGTATTTAATTGTGTAACTAAGCTTTCCAGTAGAAGGAGCATGGTATTTTTCTATGGGAGAATTTTTAAGTTAatgattcagtttctttaatgatTACATGACTATTCaggtattttgtttcttcttgagtcagttttgccaagttatatatttctttatacattttatctaagttttaaattttattgacaaaaatattttttaaattttgttctgcATCTGTAGTTGTATGCTTTGTCATacctgatttttctgttttttcattactAAGTTTGTCAAGGGTTTATCAGTTGTTttagtcttttcaaagaatcaactttttagttttcttgaaaCAAAccttcttgtttgttttctacataattGCTTTTTGCCTCTtattttgaacttccctccccactacttaatttttgtgtgtgtttattcttctgttcctttttcaACTTCCTAAATCAGGATCTAAGCTCAtggattatttcttcttttctaagtaGGCATTTAAAGCTTTAATCCTCATCTAAGAATTGCATCTTTATTTGAAGCTCTCATTTTGATGtgtaatattttttgttgttcaatttcaaatattttcttgttccCCTTATTACTTCTTTCATCCatgcattattttaaagtatacaatttggTGCATGAACTGAAGCTGAGGAGTGGTATTTCTAGAACATTTTTTATCTCCTccctaatatctttttttttttctttttgtcttttgtggAACCCCAGGAAGACTTCTGTTAGACCTTAATACTCTATCCTGCATGTCTGTcagtttctctttcatatttttcgTCTTTGTCTTTCTGGGCTGCATTCTGAATAATGTATCTAGTTATATCTTCAGTTTTATCCATTCACTTTTTAGCTGTGTCTGATCTATTTAACCTagcctttaaatttttatttcagttaatctATGTTATAACTAGACATTGTATTTTCCTGTAAATCtcattttatactttttcctTATGTTTTAAATCTCtgctctaaatatatttttattatacatgtTAAACATACTCACTTTATATTCTGTATCTTATAAGTTT
Encoded proteins:
- the TMEM225B gene encoding transmembrane protein 225B isoform X5 codes for the protein MAELAFESGGLQGAPTPTPFCVPLPRAGEFLSFSIPDSPRWPKLGMGRPVMLTIEDRDVKGFTWAIAPALTSLGYLLILLVSIFPFWVRLVNEESQEVFFSGLFENCFHIKCWKPRPLSRACAFLALLLHALEIQSLRMKPSPPQFSIQWPYYVLGFSILLFMVAGAICLIQEIACHRCHLLPISQSTEDTQEISYLENLDSLGGELSSMQKETLLKEETII
- the TMEM225B gene encoding transmembrane protein 225B isoform X4 — translated: MAELAFESGGLQGAPTPTPFCVPLPRAGEFLSFSIPDSPRWPKLGMGRPVMLTIEDRDVKGFTWAIAPALTSLGYLLILLVSIFPFWVRLVNEESQEVFFSGLFENCFHIKCWKPRPLSIYVILGRVSLLSAVVLSFLTTFIMVSFASQLFPRTRKHNFVSAFISFLTGAICLIQEIACHRCHLLPISQSTEDTQEISYLENLDSLGGELSSMQKETLLKEETII
- the TMEM225B gene encoding transmembrane protein 225B isoform X2 — its product is MAELAFESGGLQGAPTPTPFCVPLPRAGEFLSFSIPDSPRWPKLGMGRPVMLTIEDRDVKGFTWAIAPALTSLGYLLILLVSIFPFWVRLVNEESQEVFFSGLFENCFHIKCWKPRPLSIYVILGRVSLLSAVVLSFLTTFIMVSFASQLFPRTRKHNFVSAFISFLTGACAFLALLLHALEIQSLRMKPSPPQFSIQWPYYVLGFSILLFMVAGAICLIQEIACHRCHLLPISQSTEDTQEISYLENLDSLGGELSSMQKETLLKEETII
- the TMEM225B gene encoding transmembrane protein 225B isoform X3 encodes the protein MGRPVMLTIEDRDVKGFTWAIAPALTSLGYLLILLVSIFPFWVRLVNEESQEVFFSGLFENCFHIKCWKPRPLSIYVILGRVSLLSAVVLSFLTTFIMVSFASQLFPRTRKHNFVSAFISFLTGACAFLALLLHALEIQSLRMKPSPPQFSIQWPYYVLGFSILLFMVAGAICLIQEIACHRCHLLPISQSTEDTQEISYLENLDSLGGELSSMQKETLLKEETII